In Helianthus annuus cultivar XRQ/B chromosome 9, HanXRQr2.0-SUNRISE, whole genome shotgun sequence, the following are encoded in one genomic region:
- the LOC110878745 gene encoding ethylene-responsive transcription factor ERF011: MEAIITGGGDGPCNRPPEKRKSDQRPYKGIRMRKWGKWVAEIREPNKRSRIWLGSYSTPVAAARAYDTAVYYLRGPTARLNFPELLGSDVAFGELSAASIRKKAIEVGARVDAETSCTSLLRSGTRVPGSGLKACWFQEKPDLNMKPEPEENDGDYW; this comes from the coding sequence ATGGAAGCCATCATCACCGGCGGCGGAGATGGGCCGTGCAACCGTCCGCCGGAGAAAAGGAAGAGTGATCAACGGCCGTACAAGGGGATACGCATGAGGAAGTGGGGAAAATGGGTGGCGGAGATTCGGGAGccgaataagcggtccaggaTTTGGTTGGGGTCCTATTCGACGCCCGTGGCCGCTGCACGGGCGTACGACACGGCCGTATACTACCTACGGGGCCCGACGGCCAGGTTGAATTTTCCCGAATTATTGGGGTCTGACGTGGCGTTCGGGGAGTTGTCGGCGGCGAGTATTCGGAAAAAGGCGATAGAGGTTGGGGCCAGAGTGGATGCAGAGACGAGTTGTACGTCGTTGCTTAGGAGTGGTACGCGTGTACCCGGGTCTGGGCTTAAGGCGTGTTGGTTTCAGGAGAAACCCGACTTGAATATGAAACCCGAACCCGAGGAGAATGATGGAGATTATTGGTGA